In one window of Candidatus Deferrimicrobiaceae bacterium DNA:
- a CDS encoding roadblock/LC7 domain-containing protein, protein MAQGHFILREKEYEAFHALLKRLLAESCAKVIFLIDKNGSMLASAGETDEFDSTSIASLAAGNIAATGGLANLIGEKEFSILFHEGEKDNMHISVIANRLILVVVFDKRSSVGLVRLRVRKANDEMVRILAQADAAGSEANLEGDSLEELTEADIESLFK, encoded by the coding sequence ATGGCCCAGGGTCACTTCATTCTTCGCGAGAAGGAATACGAGGCGTTTCACGCGCTGCTCAAGCGGCTCCTGGCCGAGTCCTGCGCCAAGGTCATCTTCCTGATCGACAAGAACGGGTCCATGCTGGCTTCCGCGGGCGAGACGGACGAGTTCGATTCGACGTCGATCGCCTCGCTGGCCGCCGGAAACATCGCCGCGACCGGGGGGCTGGCCAACCTCATCGGCGAGAAGGAATTCTCGATCCTCTTCCACGAGGGCGAGAAAGACAACATGCACATCTCGGTGATCGCCAACCGGCTCATCCTCGTCGTCGTCTTCGACAAGCGCTCGTCGGTCGGGCTCGTCCGGCTGCGGGTGCGCAAGGCGAACGACGAGATGGTGCGCATCCTCGCGCAGGCCGATGCGGCGGGGTCCGAGGCCAACCTCGAGGGCGATTCCCTCGAGGAATTGACCGAAGCCGACATCGAGAGCCTCTTCAAGTAA
- a CDS encoding NAD(P) transhydrogenase subunit alpha: MIADLETGLYVFVLATFLGLEVIRRVSPLLHTPLMSLTNAISAITIVGSILVAGKQETTLSTVLGTLAVTCSAINLVGGYLITWRMLRMFRRSGKAPK; this comes from the coding sequence ATGATCGCCGACCTCGAGACCGGATTGTACGTGTTCGTGCTCGCGACGTTCCTCGGGCTCGAGGTGATCCGCCGGGTGTCGCCGCTGCTGCACACGCCGCTCATGTCGCTGACCAACGCGATCTCGGCGATCACGATCGTGGGATCGATCCTCGTGGCGGGCAAGCAGGAAACGACGCTGTCGACCGTGCTCGGCACGCTGGCGGTCACCTGCTCGGCGATCAACCTCGTCGGCGGCTACCTCATCACATGGCGGATGCTCCGGATGTTCCGGAGAAGCGGGAAGGCGCCGAAATGA
- a CDS encoding Re/Si-specific NAD(P)(+) transhydrogenase subunit alpha yields MKIVVVREIAPSERRVALVPESCAKLVKAGLQVDVQAGAGEAAFFPDDAYRNSGAKIVPDAASLLASSDLLLKVQPPALDPSTGLHESDLIREGSMLLGMLLPARHPDLAGKLAARRITAFATDRIPRISRAQSMDTLSSMANIAGYKAVLIAANALPRFFPMLMTAAGTVTPARVFVIGAGVAGLQAVATARRLGAVVEATDTRPVAKEQVESLGARFVGVEAGAEAQDAGGYARELSPEFYRRQGELIAERCAAADVVITTALIGGVKAPCLITADMVAGMKPGSVVVDLAAEGGGNCALTRPGETVVRNGVTIFGPANLPSELPWHASTLYSRNLAAFVLAFWRDGAFNLDLEDEILRSATITHNGKVLLPGGDR; encoded by the coding sequence ATGAAGATCGTCGTCGTCCGCGAGATCGCTCCGTCGGAGCGGCGTGTCGCCCTCGTTCCCGAAAGCTGCGCCAAGCTGGTCAAGGCCGGCCTGCAGGTCGACGTCCAGGCCGGCGCAGGCGAAGCGGCCTTCTTCCCCGACGACGCCTATCGGAATTCCGGCGCAAAAATCGTCCCCGACGCCGCGTCGCTCCTGGCCTCCTCCGACCTGCTTCTCAAGGTTCAGCCTCCCGCCCTCGATCCCTCGACCGGGCTCCATGAATCCGACCTGATCCGCGAAGGGTCGATGCTCCTGGGCATGTTGCTGCCCGCGCGCCACCCCGACCTGGCGGGCAAGCTGGCCGCCCGGCGGATCACGGCGTTCGCCACTGACCGCATCCCGCGGATTTCGCGCGCCCAGTCGATGGACACCCTTTCCTCGATGGCCAACATCGCCGGCTACAAGGCGGTGCTGATCGCCGCCAACGCCCTGCCCCGCTTCTTCCCCATGCTCATGACCGCGGCGGGCACCGTGACGCCCGCTCGAGTCTTCGTGATCGGCGCCGGGGTCGCCGGCCTGCAGGCCGTCGCAACGGCGCGGCGCCTGGGCGCCGTCGTCGAAGCCACCGACACCCGCCCCGTCGCGAAAGAGCAGGTCGAAAGCCTCGGCGCGCGCTTCGTCGGCGTCGAGGCGGGCGCCGAGGCGCAGGATGCGGGCGGCTATGCCCGCGAGTTGTCGCCCGAGTTCTACCGGCGGCAAGGCGAGTTGATCGCCGAGCGGTGCGCCGCGGCCGACGTCGTCATCACCACGGCGCTGATCGGGGGCGTCAAGGCGCCGTGCCTGATCACCGCCGACATGGTGGCCGGGATGAAGCCCGGCTCGGTGGTCGTCGACCTCGCGGCCGAGGGGGGCGGCAACTGCGCGCTCACCCGCCCGGGCGAGACGGTCGTCAGGAACGGCGTCACGATTTTCGGTCCGGCGAACCTGCCCTCCGAATTGCCGTGGCACGCGAGCACCCTCTACTCCCGGAACCTCGCGGCGTTCGTCCTGGCGTTCTGGAGGGACGGCGCGTTCAACCTCGACCTCGAAGACGAGATCCTCCGGTCCGCGACGATCACCCACAACGGCAAGGTGCTGCTCCCTGGAGGCGACAGGTGA
- a CDS encoding NAD(P)(+) transhydrogenase (Re/Si-specific) subunit beta, translated as MIDRALPLVYLAAAASFILALKWLSAVPTARRGVLVGAGGMLLAVGATLLEPAIVGYRYIAIAFAVGAAIGIPMAMMPMTAVPQRTALSHAFGALAAALVGTAEFYLRAPGIGRFAMGALALEVLLGSLTVTASLMAFGKLQELLPTRPIVWRGQNWLNLSIFALAAGLGVWLVAHPEAALLFPAFIGLSLLFGILLILPIGGADMPTVISLLNAYAGLSAAAMGFVLNNKLLIVAGSLDGSSGLVLSIIMCRAMNRSFANVLFGGFGQIRAAKAGVETRIARSAAPEDAAEILKAAARVVVVPGYGMAVAQAQHKVRELYDLLTKAGVTVTFAIHPVAGRMPGHMNVLLAEANIPYDRLLEMDDANAELPQADVALVLGANDVTNPAARTDKTSPIYGMPILDVDKARTVLVVKRGMSPGFAGIDNPLYYLDNTLMVFGDAKAVVGDIVKALAGDAGR; from the coding sequence ATGATCGACCGCGCCCTTCCGCTCGTCTACCTCGCCGCCGCCGCTTCCTTCATCCTCGCGCTCAAATGGCTTTCGGCGGTGCCGACGGCGCGCCGCGGCGTGCTCGTCGGCGCGGGCGGCATGCTGCTGGCGGTCGGCGCGACGCTGCTCGAACCGGCGATCGTCGGCTACCGGTACATCGCGATCGCCTTCGCGGTCGGCGCCGCGATCGGCATCCCGATGGCGATGATGCCGATGACCGCCGTCCCGCAGCGGACGGCGCTATCGCACGCCTTCGGCGCCCTCGCCGCAGCGCTCGTCGGAACCGCCGAATTCTACCTGCGCGCGCCGGGCATCGGCCGCTTCGCGATGGGCGCCCTCGCGCTCGAGGTGTTGCTCGGAAGCCTCACCGTGACCGCGTCGCTGATGGCGTTCGGGAAATTGCAGGAGCTGCTGCCGACCCGCCCGATCGTCTGGCGCGGGCAGAACTGGCTCAACCTCTCGATCTTCGCGCTGGCCGCAGGCCTCGGCGTTTGGCTGGTGGCGCACCCGGAGGCGGCTTTATTGTTCCCCGCTTTCATCGGCCTCTCCCTGCTCTTCGGCATCCTCCTCATCCTGCCGATCGGCGGCGCCGACATGCCGACGGTGATCTCGCTGCTCAACGCCTACGCGGGGCTCTCCGCCGCGGCGATGGGATTCGTCCTGAACAACAAGCTGCTCATCGTCGCGGGATCGCTCGACGGCTCCTCGGGCCTCGTCCTGTCGATCATCATGTGCCGGGCGATGAACCGGTCGTTCGCCAACGTGCTGTTCGGCGGCTTCGGGCAGATCCGGGCGGCGAAGGCCGGGGTCGAGACGCGCATCGCGCGCAGCGCCGCTCCCGAGGACGCGGCCGAGATCCTCAAGGCGGCCGCCCGCGTCGTCGTGGTGCCCGGCTACGGCATGGCGGTGGCGCAGGCGCAGCACAAGGTGCGCGAGCTCTACGATCTCCTGACGAAGGCGGGCGTCACGGTCACCTTCGCGATCCACCCCGTCGCGGGCCGGATGCCGGGCCACATGAACGTGCTGCTCGCCGAGGCCAACATCCCCTACGACCGGCTGCTCGAGATGGACGACGCCAATGCCGAGCTTCCGCAGGCCGATGTCGCCCTCGTCCTCGGCGCCAACGACGTCACCAACCCCGCCGCGCGCACCGACAAGACAAGCCCGATCTACGGCATGCCGATCCTCGACGTCGACAAGGCGCGCACCGTGCTCGTGGTCAAGCGCGGCATGAGCCCCGGCTTCGCGGGGATCGACAACCCGCTCTACTATCTCGACAACACGTTGATGGTCTTCGGCGACGCCAAGGCGGTGGTCGGCGACATCGTCAAGGCGCTGGCCGGGGATGCCGGCCGCTGA
- a CDS encoding pirin family protein: MTTIRRIAKVWKSKPTIEGAGVHLRRAFGNEQVPQLDPFLLLDDFRGDDPSKFLPGFPWHPHRGIETITYVLEGNVEHGDSMGNKGNIAPGDVQWMTAGSGIIHQEMPKGNAQGRMGGFQLWANLPRAHKMMDPRYRGITKAEIPEAVLDGGVRVKVIAGKIDGVQGPVRDIVTDPEYLDVSVPGGATFRHGVKRGHTVLAYVIEGEGYFDPGRDPYDREAEGANWSDMERKCRCGNGTLVLYDDGDEIVVTADQGPVRFLLVSGKPIREPVAWYGPIVMNTREELRVAFEEFSNGTFIKHK; encoded by the coding sequence ATGACGACGATTCGCAGGATCGCGAAGGTCTGGAAAAGCAAGCCCACCATCGAGGGCGCGGGCGTTCATCTGAGGCGGGCGTTCGGCAACGAACAGGTGCCGCAGCTCGACCCGTTCCTTCTGCTCGACGACTTTCGGGGGGACGACCCCTCGAAATTCCTCCCGGGATTCCCGTGGCACCCGCACCGGGGCATCGAGACGATCACCTACGTGCTCGAGGGGAACGTCGAGCACGGCGACAGCATGGGCAACAAGGGCAACATCGCGCCCGGCGACGTCCAGTGGATGACGGCCGGCAGCGGCATCATCCATCAGGAGATGCCCAAGGGTAACGCACAAGGTCGGATGGGCGGATTTCAGCTCTGGGCCAACCTCCCGCGCGCCCACAAGATGATGGATCCGCGCTACCGGGGGATCACGAAGGCCGAGATCCCCGAGGCGGTTCTCGACGGGGGCGTCCGGGTGAAGGTGATCGCCGGGAAGATCGACGGCGTCCAGGGGCCCGTCCGGGACATCGTCACCGACCCCGAGTATCTCGACGTGTCCGTGCCCGGAGGCGCGACCTTCCGCCACGGCGTCAAGCGGGGGCACACCGTACTGGCCTACGTGATCGAGGGGGAAGGGTATTTCGACCCGGGCCGGGATCCTTACGACCGCGAGGCCGAGGGAGCCAACTGGTCGGATATGGAGCGAAAATGCCGCTGCGGGAACGGAACGCTGGTCCTATATGACGACGGCGACGAGATCGTCGTGACGGCCGACCAGGGACCGGTCCGCTTCCTGCTCGTCTCTGGAAAGCCGATCAGGGAGCCGGTGGCGTGGTATGGCCCGATCGTCATGAACACGCGGGAGGAACTGCGCGTCGCGTTCGAGGAGTTCTCGAACGGAACCTTCATCAAGCACAAGTGA
- a CDS encoding GGDEF domain-containing protein, whose amino-acid sequence MSSNGGIRFPEDPDGGWIHRAFVAIVDRLNRVPAPVILASGYLFVAVLGVIDYFTSSDLSFLIFYLVPVFVVTFFVGSWAGTILSVACTAVWFGVNTRELMADAATVIPFWNIAQKLAFFFLMTWLLGALKKAMMHVQAQARIDPLTGLPNRRTFQEVAAAEIHRSRRYKRPFTFAYIDLDRFKSVNDTRGHAEGDRLLCAVSDTLREALREVDLAVRLGGDEFALLLPETDYASAQTAVSNLRDRLILVMEAHGWPVTFTIGVVTYEEAVHSVDEMIGLGDQLMYKGKQTGKNVIIHRRIDA is encoded by the coding sequence ATGAGCTCGAACGGCGGCATCAGGTTCCCCGAAGACCCGGACGGCGGCTGGATCCACCGCGCCTTCGTCGCGATCGTCGACCGCCTCAACCGCGTGCCCGCGCCGGTCATTCTCGCGAGCGGTTATCTCTTCGTGGCAGTGCTGGGCGTCATCGACTATTTCACCTCGTCGGACCTGTCCTTCCTGATCTTCTACCTGGTCCCCGTCTTCGTCGTCACCTTCTTCGTCGGCAGCTGGGCCGGCACGATCCTGTCGGTCGCCTGCACCGCGGTCTGGTTCGGGGTCAACACCCGCGAGCTGATGGCGGACGCGGCCACGGTCATCCCCTTCTGGAACATCGCGCAGAAGCTGGCGTTTTTCTTCCTGATGACCTGGCTCCTGGGTGCCCTCAAGAAAGCCATGATGCACGTGCAGGCGCAGGCGCGGATCGACCCGCTGACGGGATTGCCGAACCGGCGCACTTTCCAGGAAGTGGCCGCCGCCGAGATCCACCGCTCCCGGCGATACAAACGGCCCTTCACATTCGCCTACATCGACCTCGACCGGTTCAAGTCCGTCAACGACACGCGGGGGCACGCGGAAGGCGACCGCCTCCTGTGCGCCGTCTCCGACACGCTCCGCGAGGCGTTGCGGGAGGTCGACCTGGCCGTGCGCCTGGGCGGCGACGAGTTCGCCCTCCTGTTGCCGGAGACCGATTACGCCTCGGCGCAGACCGCCGTGTCCAACCTCAGGGACCGGCTGATCCTGGTCATGGAAGCGCACGGATGGCCCGTCACGTTCACCATCGGGGTCGTGACCTATGAGGAGGCCGTCCACTCCGTCGACGAGATGATCGGCCTGGGCGACCAGCTGATGTACAAGGGGAAGCAGACCGGGAAGAACGTGATCATCCATCGCAGGATCGACGCATGA